DNA sequence from the Pseudomonas fluorescens Q2-87 genome:
ACGTTATATCGGCCAGTTGACCGACCGGATCGAAGGTCGGCGCTTTGTCGAGTTGCTGGGCGTGGAAAGCGACAAGACCTGGCGTCTGTTCGAAGAAGAGCAGATCAATCGCGACCAGGACATCCTGCTGGGCGATGAACCGCTGCAAGGCGCTGAAGACCTGAAGAAGTAAACGGGTTTCCTGTGGCGAGGGAGCTTGCTCCCGCTGGGCCGCCAAGCGGGCCCCCGCTGTTCGGACTACTGGTTCTCCTCAGGCATACTGAGCGCTCAATTTACGACGGCTTCGCCGCCGAGCGGGAGCAAGCTCCCTCGCCACAAAGGCTTTCATGCGACAACCATGACCACTCCACAGCCCTGCTACCACTGCGCCCTGCCCGTTCCTCCCGGCAGTCGCTTCACCGCCGTTGTCCTCGGTGAAACCCGCGAGCTGTGCTGCCCGGGCTGCCAGGCCGTGGCCGAAGCCATTGTCGCCGGGGGCCTGGAAAGTTATTACCTGCATCGCAGCGAAGCCTCGGCCAACCCCGAAACCCTGCCCGTCCAACTGACCGATGAACTGGCGCTGTACGATCGTCCTGATGTACAGCAGTCGTTCGTGCGCCATGAAGGCGAGCTGGCCGAAACTACCCTGTTGATGGAAGGCATCAGCTGCGCCGCCTGTGGCTGGTTGATCGAAAAACAATTGCGCAGCCTGCCAGCCGTGGCCGAGGCGCGGTTGAACCTGTCCAATCATCGCTTGCATGTACGTTGGGCCGATGCGCAATTGCCGCTGAGCACGCTGCTCGCCGAACTGCGCCAGATCGGCTACGTCGCCCACCCGTACCAGGCCGACCTGGCCTGCGAACAGCTCGCCGCGCAGAATCGCCTGGCTCTGCGCCAGTTGGGCGTGGCCGGGCTGCTGTGGTTCCAGGCCATGATGGCGACCATGGCCACCTGGCCCGAGTTCAACATCGACCTGAGCCCGGAGATGCACACCATCCTGCGCTGGGTCGCGCTGTTCCTGACCACGCCCATCGTGTTCTATAGCTGCGCGCCATTCTTCAAGGGTGCGATGCGTGACTTGCGCACCCGTCACCTGACCATGGACGTTTCGGTGTCCCTGGCCATCGGCAGCGCTTATGTCGCCGGGATCTGGACCTCGATCACCGGGGTGGGCGAGTTGTATTTCGATGCGGTGGGCATGTTCGCCCTGTTCCTGCTGGCCGGCCGCTATCTGGAACGCCGGGCCCGGGAGCGCACCGCTGCGGCTACCGCGCAATTGGTCAACCTGTTGCCGGCCTCGTGCCTGCGCCTGGAAGATAACGGCCAGAGTGAACGCATCCTGCTCAGCGAGCTGCGCACCGGCGACCGGGTGTTGGTACATCCGGGCGCGGTCCTGCCGGCCGACGGCAGAATCCTCGACGGCCAATCCAGCATCGACGAATCACTGCTGACCGGCGAATACCTGCCACAGCCTCGCCAGATCGGCGATGCGGTCACGGCGGGCACGCTGAACGTCGAAGGTGCCTTGACGGTGGAGGTGCTCGCCCTTGGGCAGGACACGCGCTTGTCAGCCATCGTGCGGCTGCTGGACCGGGCCCAGGCCGAGAAACCGCGGCTGGCCGAAGTCGCCGATCGTGCCGCCCAATGGTTCCTGTTGCTCTCCTTGATTGCCGCCGCCGCCATCGGCCTGCTGTGGTGGCAGCTGGATGCCTCTCGCGCCTTCTGGATTGTGTTGGCGATGCTGGTCGCCACCTGCCCTTGCGCCCTATCGCTGGCCACGCCAACCGCCCTCACCGCCGCCACCGGCACCCTGCACAAACTTGGCCTGCTGCTGACCCGCGGTCATGTGTTGGAGGGCCTGAACCAGATCGACACCGTCATTTTCGACAAGACCGGCACCCTCACCGAAGGTCGCCTGGCGTTGCGAGCCATTCGACCGCTGACGGCCCTGGACAGCGATCAGTGCCTCGGACTCGCCGCAGCCCTGGAGAACCGCTCGGAACATCCCATCGCTCGCGCCTTCGGTCGTGCGCCGTTGGCGGCGGAGCAGGTGCAGAGTACGCCGGGGCTGGGACTGGAAGGCCTGGTAGGCGAACAACGGCTGCGTATCGGTCACCCCGGTTTTGTCTGCAACCTGAGTGGCGCCCCCGTACTGCAGATGCCGGACGAACCCGGTCAGTGGCTGCTGCTGGGCGATGAGATCGGGCCGCTGGCCTGGTTCGTCCTCGACGATCGCTTGCGCGCCGATGCGCCTGCCTTGCTGGCCGCTTGCAAGGCGCGGGGCTGGCGGACGTTGCTGCTGTCGGGTGACAGCTCGCCGATGGTGGCCAGTGTCGCCGCCGATCTGGGCATCGACGAAGCCCGGGGCGGTCTGCGTCCAGACGACAAACTGGCCGTGTTGCAGCAGTTGCACCAGCAAGGCCGCAAGGTGTTAATGCTCGGCGACGGCGTGAACGACGTGCCGGTGCTGGCGGCCGCGGACATCAGCGTCGCGATGGGCTCGGCCACCGACCTGGCCAAGACCAGTGCCGATGCGGTGTTGTTGTCCAACCGCCTCGACGCATTGATCCATGCCTTCAGCCTGGCCCGGCGTACTCGTCGAGTGATCATCGAGAACCTCGTCTGGGCGGGGCTGTACAATGGCCTCATGTTGCCGTTCGCCGCCCTCGGCTGGATCACTCCGGTGTGGGCCGCAGTCGGCATGTCCATCAGTTCATTGACCGTGGTGTTGAATGCCCTGAGGCTGACCCGTCAGCCGAAGGCGCAGGTTATCTACGCCACGCCCGATACCCGTCCGCTGCCGGCCTGAGCCGCGCGGGCATGGAGTTTCGACATGCCAGCTCTTTACGTGATGATCCCGGCCGCACTGCTGATCGTGGCCATCGCCGTGTACATTTTTTTCTGGGCCGTGGACAGCGGACAGTACGACGATCTTGACGGTCCGGCCCACAGCATCCTGTTCGACGATCAGGACCCGAACCACAAGGCAGCAGTAGACGAAGCCAGTGGCGAGGCCCGCAAGCCGGACGACAAGGCTCCGCCCCATGCTTGAATTAGCGCCATTGCTGGTCTCTGCGGTGATCCTTGGCCTGCTGGGCGGCGGCCATTGCCTGGGCATGTGCGGTGGCCTGATGGGCGCCCTGACCCTGGCGATTCCCAAGGAGCAGCGCAGCCGGCGCTTTCGGCTGCTGCTGGCCTACAACCTGGGGCGAATCTTGAGCTACGCCACCGCTGGGTTATTGATTGGCCTGGCCGGCTGGGCCGTGGCGAGCAGCCCGGCGGCGATGATCATGCGGGTACTGGCCGGTTTGCTGCTGATTGCCATGGGCTTATACCTGGCGGGTTGGTGGAGCGGCCTGACCCGCATCGAGAGCTTGGGGCGTGGCTTGTGGCGGCACATCCAGCCCGTCGCCAACCGCCTGCTGCCAGTGTCCAGCCTGCCCCGGGCCTTGCTGCTCGGCGCGTTATGGGGTTGGCTGCCGTGCGGGTTGGTCTACAGCACCCTGTTGTGGTCCGCCAGCCAGGGTAACGCGTTGGACAGCGCACTGTTGATGCTCGCCTTTGGCCTCGGCACCTGGCCGGTGCTGCTCGCCACCGGCCTGGCCGCCGAACGCATCACCGCCCTGCTACGCAAACGCAGCGTGCGCATGGCCGGTGGGTTGTTGGTGATTGTGTTCGGGATCTGGACGCTGCCGGGGCCACATCAGCATTGGCTCATGGGGCATTGATCGAGTAGCACCCAATCGCGAGCGAGCTCGCTCCCACAGGAGCACTAGCGTCGAGACCCTGCTCACACTCAGTGCCCGTTGATGCAAATCAACACACCACCACGCCCGCCCCCCTAGACTCGCGCCCATGCCAGCCTATCCGGGGAACGCCCGCATGCTCGACACCATTCGTTGGGACTCTGACCTGATCCGCCGCTACGACCTGACGGGACCGCGCTACACTTCATACCCGACCGCGGCGCAGTTCGCCGGCCAGGTGGGTACGTTCGACCTGCTCCATGCCCTGCGCGATAGTCGCAAGGCCCAGCGACCGCTTTCGCTGTACGTCCATGTGCCGTTCTGCGCAAACATTTGCTACTACTGCGCCTGCAACAAAGTCATCACCAAGGATCGAGGCCGTGCCCACGCCTACCTGCAGCGCCTGGAGCAGGAAATCCAGTTGATCGGCTGTCACCTCGACCCAGCCCAGCGCGTGGAACAGCTGCATTTGGGCGGCGGGACCCCGACGTTCCTCAGCCATGATGAGCTGCGCCAGTTGATGGCCACGCTGCGCAAGCACTTGAACCTGCTGGACGACGATTCTGGAGACTACGGCATCGAGATCGATCCACGGGAGGCCGATTGGTCGACCATGGGGCTGCTGCGGGAGCTGGGCTTCAACCGGGTCAGTATCGGCCTGCAAGACCTCGACCCGGCCGTGCAGCGTGCCGTCAATCGTTTGCAAAGCCTGGATGAAACCCGCGCGGTGATCGAAGCCGCCAGGACCTTGCAGTTCCGTTCGATCAACATCGACCTGATCTACGGGCTGCCCAAACAAACGCCGGAGAATTTCGCCCACACCGTGGAGGAAGTCATCAACCTGCAACCCGACCGGCTGTCGGTGTTCAACTACGCCCACCTGCCGGAACGCTTCATGCCCCAGCGGCGAATCAACAGCCAGGATTTGCCGAACCCGGAGCAGAAACTGGCGATGCTGCAAGGCACCATCGAACAACTCACCGCTGCCGGTTATCGCTACGTCGGCATGGATCACTTCGCCCTGCCCGATGATGAACTGGCAATTGCCCAGGAAGAAGCCACCCTGCAACGTAACTTCCAGGGCTATACCACCCACGGTCACTGCGACCTGATAGGCCTGGGTGTGTCGGCCATCAGCCAGATCGGTGACCTGTACTGCCAGAACAGCAGCGACCTGAACCAATACCAGAACACCCTCGCCGACGGTCAACTGGCGACCAGCCGCGGGCTGATATGCAATGCCGACGACCGGTTGCGCCGCGCGGTGATCCAGCAATTGATCTGCCATTTCTACCTGGACTTCGCCGAGATCGAGCAACGCTTCAATATTGATTTTCGCGGCTATTTCGCGCCGCTGTGGCCGCAGTTACAGGCGATGGCCCACGATGGCCTGATACACCTCGATGGCGCATACATCAGGGTATTGCCTGCTGGCCGGCTGCTGGTGCGTTCGGTGTGCATGGTCTTTGATGCCTATCTTGACCAGCAAAATCGGCAGCGTTTCTCCCGCGTGATTTGAGCGCGACAATTTGACGAGAAAACCACACTGGCTGCCGTGCCTGCGCTGGGGTACCCTTACGTCTTATGTGTGTTTTCCCACAAGGATTTAAGAAATGTCCGAGCCCGTCAAACAGCGCGCCCACAACCAGGCCCATTGCAAGGATTGCAGCCTGGCGCCCCTCTGCCTGCCACTTTCTTTGAATCTGGAGGACATGGATGCGCTGGACGATATCGTTAAACGGGGCCGGCCCTTGAAGAAAGGCGAATTCCTGTTTCGCCAGGGCGACACTTTCGATTCCGTTTATGCGGTGCGCTCGGGCGCCTTGAAAACCTTCAACCTCAGTGACGGCGGCGAAGAGCAGCTCACCGGCTTCCATCTGCCCAGCGAGCTGGTGGGCCTGTCGGGCATGGATACCGAAAGCCATCCGGTCTCGGCCCAAGCGCTGGAAACCACTTCGGTGTGCGAGATTCCTTTTGATCGCCTGGACGAACTGGCCCTGCAACTGCCGCAACTGCGTCGCCAGTTGATGCGCGTCATGAGCCGGGAAATCCGTGACGATCAGCAAATGATGTTGCTGCTCTCGAAAAAAACCGCCGACGAGCGCATCGCCACATTCCTGGTCAACCTCTCGGCACGCTTCCGCGCCCGCGGGTTTTCGGCCAACCAGTTCCGCCTGAGCATGTCCCGCAACGAAATCGGCAACTATCTGGGCCTGGCGGTGGAAACCGTGTCCCGGGTGTTCACCCGTTTCCAACAGAACGAGCTGATCGCCGCCGAGGGCAAGGAAATTCATATTCTCGACCCGATCCAGCTCTGCGCCCTGGCCGGGGGCTCGCTCGACGGCTGATGGACGAGCGCGGCTGAGGGATTCCTCGGGCCGCGCTATACTGCCGCGTTTGCAGCCCTGCCAGGACACCTCGACGATGGTCTTCGATTCCTTCGACATCAAATCCCTGATCCGCCCCGTAATCGACTTTCCCAAACCAGGCGTGATCTTTCGCGACATCACCCCGCTGTTCCAGTCCCCCACTGCCCTGCGGTTGGTGATGGATAGCTTTGCCCACCGCTACGTCGAGGCCGAGTTCACCCACATCGGTGCGATGGACGCACGGGGCTTCCTGATCGGCTCGATCCTGGCCTATCAGTTGAACAAGCCATTGGTGTTGTTTCGCAAGCAAGGCAAACTGCCGGCTGATGTATTGGCCGAGGGCTACCAGACCGAATACGGCGAGGCTTTCCTGGAAGTGCACGCCGATAGCTTGTGCGAAGGCGATTCGGTGGTGATGTTCGATGACCTCATCGCCACCGGCGGCACGCTGATCGCCGCCGCCAACCTGATCCGCCGCATGGGCGCCAAAGTCCACGAAGCCGCAGCGATCATCGACCTGCCGGAACTGCTCGGCTCCCAGCGTCTGGAAGACATGGGCATCCCGACGTTCTGCCTGACACAGTTTTCGCTTAGCGAAAAATAAAGTTCACGACAAAACCTAATGTGGGAGCGGGCTTGCTCGCGAATGCGGGGTGTCAGTCAACATAAGTGCTGACTGATACACCGCATTCGCGAGCAAGCCCGCTCCCACAGGTTTTGTATGGCCGTTACAACGCGATCGGTTTGCGCCCGGCAAACGAATGCGCCAGCGTCCCGCCGTCCACCAGTTCCAGCTCCCCCCCCAACGGCACGCCATGGGCGATGCGCGAGGCGACCAAACCTTTGTTGCTCAGCAATTGAGCGATGTAATGGGCGGTGGCTTCGCCCTCGACCGTCGGGTTGGTGGCGAGGATGACTTCGGTGAACGTGCCCGCCTCTTCGATCCGCGCGATCAACTGGGGAATGCCAATGGCTTCCGGCCCCAGACCGTCGAGGGGCGACAAATGGCCCTTGAGCACGAAATAGCGACCCCGAAAACCGGTCTGCTCCACCGCATACACATCCATCGGTCCTTCCACGACGCAGAGCAGGCTGTCATCGCGCCGCGGATCGGCGCATTGCGGGCAGAGGTCGTCTTCGGTGAGGGTCCGGCACAAGCGGCAATGGCCTACACCTTCCATGGCCTGGCTCAGGGCCTGGGCCAGGCGCGAGCCGCCGCTGCGGTCACGCTCGAGCAGCTGCAACGCCATGCGCTGGGCAGTTTTCTGACCCACACCCGGCAGCGTTCGCAGGGCATCGATCAGTTGGCGAATCAAAGGGCTGAAGCTCATTGAGGAAATGTCCGACATGACAACAAGACGCGGTTTATACCCGCGCCTCCGATTAGCGTCAAATACTCAATCCTGCGCGACCCGTACCACCAACTTGCCGAAGTTGCGCCCTTCCAGCAGGCCGATAAAGGCCTGGGGCGCGTTCTCAAGTCCATCGACCACGTCCTCGCGGAACTTGACCTTGCCATCGCGCACCCACGGCGCCATGGCGCTGATGAACTCCGGCTGGCGATCACCGTAGTCGTCAAACACGATAAATCCCTGGATACGCACGCGTTTGGTCAGCAATGTCCGCTGCAGTTGCGGCAAACGATCCGGGCCGCTGGGGGCCTGATGCTCGTTGTAGGAAGCGATCAAGCCACAGAGCGGGATGCGCGCCTTGGCGTTAAGCAGCGGTACCACCGCGTCGAAGACCTTGCCACCGACGTTTTCGTAGTAAATATCGATGCCTTTGCCACAGGCCCGGGCCAACTCCTCGGCAAAGTTTTCACTCTTGTGATCGACGCAGGCGTCGAACCCCAACTCGTCCACCACGTATTGGCATTTTTCGCTGCCGCCGGCCACGCCGATGACCCGCAAGCCTTTGATCTTCGCCACTTGGCCGACCACCGAGCCCACGGCACCCGAAGCCGCCGCCACCACCAAGGTTTCCCCAGCCTTGGGTTGACCGATGTCCATCAGGCCCATGTAGGCGGTCATGCCAGGCATGCCCAGCACACCCAGGGCCATCGACGGGCTGGGCAAGCCGGATGGGATGGGAATGACGTTACGGCCGTCACTGATGCTGTGGCTCTGCCAACCTGTGGCACCCACCACCAGATCGCCCTCCTGGAATTTCGGGTGCATCGATCGCTCCACCCGGCTGACGGCGCCACCTGTCATCACCTCGTCGATTTGCACCGGCGCGGCGTAGGACGGCGCATCGCTCATCCGCCCGCGCATATACGGGTCCAAGGACAGGAACAGGGTCTTGAGCAGGATCTGCCCTTGTGCCAAGTCCGGCAGTGTCACGTGTTCCAGGCGGAAATTGTCCGGGGTCGGTGCTCCCTGGGGGCGGGAGGCCAGGACGATGCGCTGGTTGGAGGTCAATGCTTGTGACATGGGAAGCGTCTCCTTGATCTGAGTGGCACGTATAAGGGAGCAGACCATTGCCGAAGGGGCGGCGTTCGATGTTTGTTCAGTTGGACGGCGGCGCTTGCTCGCGATGGCGATCTCACC
Encoded proteins:
- a CDS encoding heavy metal translocating P-type ATPase, whose translation is MTTPQPCYHCALPVPPGSRFTAVVLGETRELCCPGCQAVAEAIVAGGLESYYLHRSEASANPETLPVQLTDELALYDRPDVQQSFVRHEGELAETTLLMEGISCAACGWLIEKQLRSLPAVAEARLNLSNHRLHVRWADAQLPLSTLLAELRQIGYVAHPYQADLACEQLAAQNRLALRQLGVAGLLWFQAMMATMATWPEFNIDLSPEMHTILRWVALFLTTPIVFYSCAPFFKGAMRDLRTRHLTMDVSVSLAIGSAYVAGIWTSITGVGELYFDAVGMFALFLLAGRYLERRARERTAAATAQLVNLLPASCLRLEDNGQSERILLSELRTGDRVLVHPGAVLPADGRILDGQSSIDESLLTGEYLPQPRQIGDAVTAGTLNVEGALTVEVLALGQDTRLSAIVRLLDRAQAEKPRLAEVADRAAQWFLLLSLIAAAAIGLLWWQLDASRAFWIVLAMLVATCPCALSLATPTALTAATGTLHKLGLLLTRGHVLEGLNQIDTVIFDKTGTLTEGRLALRAIRPLTALDSDQCLGLAAALENRSEHPIARAFGRAPLAAEQVQSTPGLGLEGLVGEQRLRIGHPGFVCNLSGAPVLQMPDEPGQWLLLGDEIGPLAWFVLDDRLRADAPALLAACKARGWRTLLLSGDSSPMVASVAADLGIDEARGGLRPDDKLAVLQQLHQQGRKVLMLGDGVNDVPVLAAADISVAMGSATDLAKTSADAVLLSNRLDALIHAFSLARRTRRVIIENLVWAGLYNGLMLPFAALGWITPVWAAVGMSISSLTVVLNALRLTRQPKAQVIYATPDTRPLPA
- the ccoS gene encoding cbb3-type cytochrome oxidase assembly protein CcoS — its product is MPALYVMIPAALLIVAIAVYIFFWAVDSGQYDDLDGPAHSILFDDQDPNHKAAVDEASGEARKPDDKAPPHA
- a CDS encoding sulfite exporter TauE/SafE family protein, whose amino-acid sequence is MLELAPLLVSAVILGLLGGGHCLGMCGGLMGALTLAIPKEQRSRRFRLLLAYNLGRILSYATAGLLIGLAGWAVASSPAAMIMRVLAGLLLIAMGLYLAGWWSGLTRIESLGRGLWRHIQPVANRLLPVSSLPRALLLGALWGWLPCGLVYSTLLWSASQGNALDSALLMLAFGLGTWPVLLATGLAAERITALLRKRSVRMAGGLLVIVFGIWTLPGPHQHWLMGH
- the hemN gene encoding oxygen-independent coproporphyrinogen III oxidase, translated to MLDTIRWDSDLIRRYDLTGPRYTSYPTAAQFAGQVGTFDLLHALRDSRKAQRPLSLYVHVPFCANICYYCACNKVITKDRGRAHAYLQRLEQEIQLIGCHLDPAQRVEQLHLGGGTPTFLSHDELRQLMATLRKHLNLLDDDSGDYGIEIDPREADWSTMGLLRELGFNRVSIGLQDLDPAVQRAVNRLQSLDETRAVIEAARTLQFRSINIDLIYGLPKQTPENFAHTVEEVINLQPDRLSVFNYAHLPERFMPQRRINSQDLPNPEQKLAMLQGTIEQLTAAGYRYVGMDHFALPDDELAIAQEEATLQRNFQGYTTHGHCDLIGLGVSAISQIGDLYCQNSSDLNQYQNTLADGQLATSRGLICNADDRLRRAVIQQLICHFYLDFAEIEQRFNIDFRGYFAPLWPQLQAMAHDGLIHLDGAYIRVLPAGRLLVRSVCMVFDAYLDQQNRQRFSRVI
- the fnr gene encoding fumarate/nitrate reduction transcriptional regulator Fnr, which translates into the protein MSEPVKQRAHNQAHCKDCSLAPLCLPLSLNLEDMDALDDIVKRGRPLKKGEFLFRQGDTFDSVYAVRSGALKTFNLSDGGEEQLTGFHLPSELVGLSGMDTESHPVSAQALETTSVCEIPFDRLDELALQLPQLRRQLMRVMSREIRDDQQMMLLLSKKTADERIATFLVNLSARFRARGFSANQFRLSMSRNEIGNYLGLAVETVSRVFTRFQQNELIAAEGKEIHILDPIQLCALAGGSLDG
- a CDS encoding adenine phosphoribosyltransferase; this translates as MVFDSFDIKSLIRPVIDFPKPGVIFRDITPLFQSPTALRLVMDSFAHRYVEAEFTHIGAMDARGFLIGSILAYQLNKPLVLFRKQGKLPADVLAEGYQTEYGEAFLEVHADSLCEGDSVVMFDDLIATGGTLIAAANLIRRMGAKVHEAAAIIDLPELLGSQRLEDMGIPTFCLTQFSLSEK
- the recR gene encoding recombination mediator RecR gives rise to the protein MSFSPLIRQLIDALRTLPGVGQKTAQRMALQLLERDRSGGSRLAQALSQAMEGVGHCRLCRTLTEDDLCPQCADPRRDDSLLCVVEGPMDVYAVEQTGFRGRYFVLKGHLSPLDGLGPEAIGIPQLIARIEEAGTFTEVILATNPTVEGEATAHYIAQLLSNKGLVASRIAHGVPLGGELELVDGGTLAHSFAGRKPIAL
- a CDS encoding NADP-dependent oxidoreductase, producing MSQALTSNQRIVLASRPQGAPTPDNFRLEHVTLPDLAQGQILLKTLFLSLDPYMRGRMSDAPSYAAPVQIDEVMTGGAVSRVERSMHPKFQEGDLVVGATGWQSHSISDGRNVIPIPSGLPSPSMALGVLGMPGMTAYMGLMDIGQPKAGETLVVAAASGAVGSVVGQVAKIKGLRVIGVAGGSEKCQYVVDELGFDACVDHKSENFAEELARACGKGIDIYYENVGGKVFDAVVPLLNAKARIPLCGLIASYNEHQAPSGPDRLPQLQRTLLTKRVRIQGFIVFDDYGDRQPEFISAMAPWVRDGKVKFREDVVDGLENAPQAFIGLLEGRNFGKLVVRVAQD